One part of the Equus asinus isolate D_3611 breed Donkey chromosome 6, EquAss-T2T_v2, whole genome shotgun sequence genome encodes these proteins:
- the REV1 gene encoding DNA repair protein REV1 isoform X6, with protein sequence MMLHGGQYHVYYSRSKTTHIIATNLPNAKIKELKGEKVIRPEWIVESIKAGRLLSYIPYQLYTKQSNVQKGLNFTPVCKPEDPVPGPSNITKQLNNRVNHIIKKIETENEVKVNGVNSWDEEDANNGFSFVELEQIFPGRKQNGIPHHRGSSAVFNGHAHSSNGALKTQDCLVPVGNSAASRLSPDSAQEEEKAEKSSAGFRDRLMQQLQQSVKNTDALRNPHRTNSFSLSSLHSNTKINGAHHSTVQGPSSTKSTSSIPTVSKAAPSVPSKPSDCSFISDFYSHSRLHHISMWKCELTEFVSTLQRQSSGVFPGREKLKKMKTGRSALVVTDTGNMSVLSSPRHQSCIMHVDMDCFFVSVGIRNRPDLKGKPVAVTSNRGTGRAPLRPGANPQLEWQYYQNKVLRGKAADIPDSSLWENQDSAQTNGIDSVLSKAEIASCSYEARQVGIKNGMFFGYAKQLCPNLQAVPYDFHAYKEVARTMYETLASYTHHIEAVSCDEALVDITEILAETRLTPDEFANAVRMEIKDQTKCAASVGIGSNILLARMATRKAKPDGQYHLKPEDVDDFIRGQLVTNLPGVGRSMESKLTSLGIKTCGDLQYMTMAKLQKEFGPKTGQMLYRFCRGLDDRPVRTEKERKSVSAEINYGIRFTQPKEAEAFLLNLSEEIQRRLEAAGVKGKRLTLKILVRKPGAPVESAKFGGHGICDNFTRTITLDQATDSAKIIGKATLNMFHMMKLNIADMRGVGIHVNQLVPANANPSAGPTRPSLPSGHFPGGSHSVLDLFQVQKAKKPADEEHKEVFLAAMDLEVASASRTCALLPSFSTHLTSGISPVVSKAESSGKWNGLHAPISLKSRLNLSIEVPSPSQLDQSVLEALPPDLREQVEQVCAAQQGEAHGDKKKEPVNGCNTGILPQPVGTVLLQIPEPQESNSDTGINVIALPAFSQVDPEVFAALPPELQKELKAAYDQRQRQGEKSPQQPPAGASVSKNPLLQLKPAAVKEKKRNKKKSPVSPLKKIQSPLKNKLLNSPAKTLPGACGSPQKFIDGFLKYEGPASEKPLGEPSASTSGAPGLPGLQPVPPDCARPPAPNLAGAVEFSDVKTLLKEWITTISDPMEEDILQVVKYCTDLIEEKDLEKLDLVIKYMKRLMQQSVESVWNMAFDFILDNVQVVLQQTYGSTLKVT encoded by the exons aaATCACATAATTAAGAAGATTGAGACAGAAAATGAAGTCAAAGTCAATGGAGTGAACAGCTGGGatgaagaagatgcaaataacgGTTTTAGTTTTGTGGAGCTAGAGCAGATCTTTCCAGGAAGGAAACAGAATGGAATTCCGCATCACAGAGGCAGCTCTGCCGTTTTTAATGGACACGCTCATAGCTCTAATGGTGCCTTAAAGACACAGGATTGCTTGGTGCCCGTGGGCAACAGTGCTGCCAGCAGGCTCTCTCCAGACTCTgcccaggaggaggagaaggctgaGAAGAGCAGCGCTGGCTTCAGAGACCGCCTCATGCAGCAGTTGCAGCAAAGCGTTAAAAACACAGATGCTTTGCGGAATCCGCACAGAACTAATTCCTTCTCATTATCATCTTTGCACAGTAAcactaaaataaatggtgctcaCCACTCCACTGTTCAGGGGCCTTCAAGCACAAAAAGCACTTCTTCAATTCCTACTGTTAGCAAAGCAGCACCTTCAGTGCCATCCAAACCTTCGGACTGCAGTTTTATCTCAGACTTCTATTCTCATTCAAGACTGCATCACATATCCATGTGGAAGTGTGAATTGACTGAGTTTGTCAGTACCCTGCAAAGGCAAAGTAGTGGTGTCTTTCCAGGAagggaaaagttaaaaaaaatgaaaacaggcaGGTCTGCACTTGTTGTAACTGACACAG GAAATATGTCAGTGTTGAGTTCACCCAGACATCAGAGCTGTATAATGCATGTTGATATGGATTGCTTCTTTGTATCAGTGGGTATACGAAATAGACCAGATCTCAAAG GGAAACCAGTGGCTGTTACAAGTAACAGAGGCACAGGAAGGGCACCTTTGCGTCCTGGCGCTAACCCACAGTTGGAGTGGCAGTATTACCAGAATAAAGTCCTGAGAGGCAAAGCAG cagatataccaGATTCATCACTGTGGGAGAATCAAGATTCTGCACAAACAAATGGAATAGATTCTGTTTTGTCAAAGGCCGAAATTGCATCTTGTAGTTATGAAGCCAG aCAAGTTGGCATTAAGAATGGAATGTTTTTTGGGTATGCTAAACAACTTTGTCCTAATCTTCAAGCTGTTCCATATGATTTTCATGCGtataaggaagttgcacgaacaATGTATGAAACACTGGCAAG CTATACACATCACATCGAGGCTGTCAGTTGTGATGAAGCACTAGTAGACATCACTGAAATCCTTGCAGAGACCAGACTTACTCCTGACGAATTTGCAAATGCTGTCCGCATGGAAATCAAAGACCAGACTAAATGTGCTGCTTCTGTTGGAATTG gTTCTAATATTCTCCTGGCTAGAATGGCAACTAGAAAAGCAAAACCTGATGGCCAGTACCACTTAAAACCAGAGGACGTAGACGATTTTATCAGAGGGCAGCTGGTTACGAATCTGCCAG GAGTTGGACGTTCAATGGAATCCAAGTTGACATCTTTGGGAATTAAAACTTGTGGAGACTTGCAGTATATGACCATGGCAAAACTCCAAAAAGAATTTGGTCCCAAAACAGGTCAGATGCTTTATAGGTTCTGCCGTGGTTTGGATGATAGACCAGTTCgaactgaaaaggaaagaaaatccgTGTCAGCGGAGATCAACTATGGAATCCGGTTTACCCAG cCAAAAGAAGCAGAAGCTTTTCTTCTGAATCTTTCAGAAGAAATTCAACGACGACTTGAAGCTGCTGGCGTGAAGGGTAAACGCCTGACTCTCAAAATCCTGGTACGAAAGCCGGGGGCTCCTGTGGAAAGTGCGAAATTTGGGGGCCACGGAATTTGTGATAACTTCACCAG GACCATAACTCTTGACCAGGCAACAGACAGTGCGAAAATAATTGGAAAGGCCACATTAAACATGTTTCATATGATGAAACTCAACATAGCGGATATGAGAGGG GTTGGGATTCATGTGAATCAGCTGGTTCCTGCGAATGCAAACCCTTCCGCCGGTCCCACTCGCCCATCGCTTCCATCAGGCCACTTTCCTGGTGGGTCACACTCTGTCCTTGATCTCTTCCAAGTCCAGAAAGCTAAGAAACCTGCAGACGAGGAGCACAAGGAAG TATTTCTGGCTGCCATGGATCTGGAAGTAGCATCTGCCTCTAGAACTTGCGCTCTCTTGCCATCTTTTTCTACACATCTGACATCAGGTATCAGTCCTGTCGTTAGCAAAGCTGAGTCTTCAGGGAAGTGGAATGGTCTACATGCTCCCATCAGTTTAAAGTCAAGACTTAACCTGAGTATAGAGGTCCCGTCACCTTCCCAG CTCGATCAGTCCGTTTTGGAAGCGCTTCCACCTGATCTCCGAGAACAAGTGGAGCAAGTTTGTGCTGCTCAGCAAGGAGAGGCGCATGGCgacaaaaagaaagaaccagTAAATGGCTGTAACACGGGAATTTTGCCACAACCAGTTGGGACAGTTTTGTTACAAATACCAGAACCTCAGGAATCTAACAGTGATACAGGAATTAATGTAATAGCCCTTCCAGCATTTTCACAG GTGGACCCTGAGGTGTTCGCTGCCCTTCCTCCTGAGCTGCAGAAGGAGCTGAAAGCAGCATACGATCAAAGACAAAGGCAGGGAGAGAAAAGCCCTCAGCAGCCGCCGGCCGGCGCATCTG TGTCAAAGAATCCATTACTTCAGCTAAAACCAGcagcagtgaaagaaaagaaaagaaacaagaaaaaaagtcctgTCAGTCCCCTCAAGAAGATTCAGAGTCCTTTGAAAAACAAGCTGCTTAATAGTCCTGCAAAAACTCTGCCAGGAGCCTGTGGGAGTCCCCAGAAATTTATTGatgggtttttaaaatatgaaggtcCTGCTTCTGAGAAACCTCtg GGAGAACCCTCCGCTTCCACTTCAGGTGCGCCAGGCCTTCCTGGTTTGCAGCCTGTCCCACCCGACTGTGCTAGACCCCCGGCACCTAACCTAGCGGGAGCTGTGGAGTTCAGTGATGTGAAGACCTTGCTCAAAGAGTGGATAACTACCATTTCAG ATCCAATGGAAGAAGACATTCTGCAAGTTGTGAAATACTGTACTGATCTAATAGAGgaaaaagatttggaaaaactggacctagttataaaatacatgaaaag GTTGATGCAGCAGTCGGTGGAATCGGTTTGgaatatggcatttgactttATTCTTGACAATGTTCAGGTGGTTTTACAACAGACGTACGGAAGCACATTGAAAGTGACGTAA
- the REV1 gene encoding DNA repair protein REV1 isoform X7, translating to MMLHGGQYHVYYSRSKTTHIIATNLPNAKIKELKGEKVIRPEWIVESIKAGRLLSYIPYQLYTKQSNVQKGLNFTPVCKPEDPVPGPSNITKQLNNRVNHIIKKIETENEVKVNGVNSWDEEDANNGFSFVELEQIFPGRKQNGIPHHRGSSAVFNGHAHSSNGALKTQDCLVPVGNSAASRLSPDSAQEEEKAEKSSAGFRDRLMQQLQQSVKNTDALRNPHRTNSFSLSSLHSNTKINGAHHSTVQGPSSTKSTSSIPTVSKAAPSVPSKPSDCSFISDFYSHSRLHHISMWKCELTEFVSTLQRQSSGVFPGREKLKKMKTGRSALVVTDTGNMSVLSSPRHQSCIMHVDMDCFFVSVGIRNRPDLKGKPVAVTSNRGTGRAPLRPGANPQLEWQYYQNKVLRGKADIPDSSLWENQDSAQTNGIDSVLSKAEIASCSYEARQVGIKNGMFFGYAKQLCPNLQAVPYDFHAYKEVARTMYETLASYTHHIEAVSCDEALVDITEILAETRLTPDEFANAVRMEIKDQTKCAASVGIGSNILLARMATRKAKPDGQYHLKPEDVDDFIRGQLVTNLPGVGRSMESKLTSLGIKTCGDLQYMTMAKLQKEFGPKTGQMLYRFCRGLDDRPVRTEKERKSVSAEINYGIRFTQPKEAEAFLLNLSEEIQRRLEAAGVKGKRLTLKILVRKPGAPVESAKFGGHGICDNFTRTITLDQATDSAKIIGKATLNMFHMMKLNIADMRGVGIHVNQLVPANANPSAGPTRPSLPSGHFPGGSHSVLDLFQVQKAKKPADEEHKEVFLAAMDLEVASASRTCALLPSFSTHLTSGISPVVSKAESSGKWNGLHAPISLKSRLNLSIEVPSPSQLDQSVLEALPPDLREQVEQVCAAQQGEAHGDKKKEPVNGCNTGILPQPVGTVLLQIPEPQESNSDTGINVIALPAFSQVDPEVFAALPPELQKELKAAYDQRQRQGEKSPQQPPAGASVSKNPLLQLKPAAVKEKKRNKKKSPVSPLKKIQSPLKNKLLNSPAKTLPGACGSPQKFIDGFLKYEGPASEKPLGEPSASTSGAPGLPGLQPVPPDCARPPAPNLAGAVEFSDVKTLLKEWITTISDPMEEDILQVVKYCTDLIEEKDLEKLDLVIKYMKRLMQQSVESVWNMAFDFILDNVQVVLQQTYGSTLKVT from the exons aaATCACATAATTAAGAAGATTGAGACAGAAAATGAAGTCAAAGTCAATGGAGTGAACAGCTGGGatgaagaagatgcaaataacgGTTTTAGTTTTGTGGAGCTAGAGCAGATCTTTCCAGGAAGGAAACAGAATGGAATTCCGCATCACAGAGGCAGCTCTGCCGTTTTTAATGGACACGCTCATAGCTCTAATGGTGCCTTAAAGACACAGGATTGCTTGGTGCCCGTGGGCAACAGTGCTGCCAGCAGGCTCTCTCCAGACTCTgcccaggaggaggagaaggctgaGAAGAGCAGCGCTGGCTTCAGAGACCGCCTCATGCAGCAGTTGCAGCAAAGCGTTAAAAACACAGATGCTTTGCGGAATCCGCACAGAACTAATTCCTTCTCATTATCATCTTTGCACAGTAAcactaaaataaatggtgctcaCCACTCCACTGTTCAGGGGCCTTCAAGCACAAAAAGCACTTCTTCAATTCCTACTGTTAGCAAAGCAGCACCTTCAGTGCCATCCAAACCTTCGGACTGCAGTTTTATCTCAGACTTCTATTCTCATTCAAGACTGCATCACATATCCATGTGGAAGTGTGAATTGACTGAGTTTGTCAGTACCCTGCAAAGGCAAAGTAGTGGTGTCTTTCCAGGAagggaaaagttaaaaaaaatgaaaacaggcaGGTCTGCACTTGTTGTAACTGACACAG GAAATATGTCAGTGTTGAGTTCACCCAGACATCAGAGCTGTATAATGCATGTTGATATGGATTGCTTCTTTGTATCAGTGGGTATACGAAATAGACCAGATCTCAAAG GGAAACCAGTGGCTGTTACAAGTAACAGAGGCACAGGAAGGGCACCTTTGCGTCCTGGCGCTAACCCACAGTTGGAGTGGCAGTATTACCAGAATAAAGTCCTGAGAGGCAAAGCAG atataccaGATTCATCACTGTGGGAGAATCAAGATTCTGCACAAACAAATGGAATAGATTCTGTTTTGTCAAAGGCCGAAATTGCATCTTGTAGTTATGAAGCCAG aCAAGTTGGCATTAAGAATGGAATGTTTTTTGGGTATGCTAAACAACTTTGTCCTAATCTTCAAGCTGTTCCATATGATTTTCATGCGtataaggaagttgcacgaacaATGTATGAAACACTGGCAAG CTATACACATCACATCGAGGCTGTCAGTTGTGATGAAGCACTAGTAGACATCACTGAAATCCTTGCAGAGACCAGACTTACTCCTGACGAATTTGCAAATGCTGTCCGCATGGAAATCAAAGACCAGACTAAATGTGCTGCTTCTGTTGGAATTG gTTCTAATATTCTCCTGGCTAGAATGGCAACTAGAAAAGCAAAACCTGATGGCCAGTACCACTTAAAACCAGAGGACGTAGACGATTTTATCAGAGGGCAGCTGGTTACGAATCTGCCAG GAGTTGGACGTTCAATGGAATCCAAGTTGACATCTTTGGGAATTAAAACTTGTGGAGACTTGCAGTATATGACCATGGCAAAACTCCAAAAAGAATTTGGTCCCAAAACAGGTCAGATGCTTTATAGGTTCTGCCGTGGTTTGGATGATAGACCAGTTCgaactgaaaaggaaagaaaatccgTGTCAGCGGAGATCAACTATGGAATCCGGTTTACCCAG cCAAAAGAAGCAGAAGCTTTTCTTCTGAATCTTTCAGAAGAAATTCAACGACGACTTGAAGCTGCTGGCGTGAAGGGTAAACGCCTGACTCTCAAAATCCTGGTACGAAAGCCGGGGGCTCCTGTGGAAAGTGCGAAATTTGGGGGCCACGGAATTTGTGATAACTTCACCAG GACCATAACTCTTGACCAGGCAACAGACAGTGCGAAAATAATTGGAAAGGCCACATTAAACATGTTTCATATGATGAAACTCAACATAGCGGATATGAGAGGG GTTGGGATTCATGTGAATCAGCTGGTTCCTGCGAATGCAAACCCTTCCGCCGGTCCCACTCGCCCATCGCTTCCATCAGGCCACTTTCCTGGTGGGTCACACTCTGTCCTTGATCTCTTCCAAGTCCAGAAAGCTAAGAAACCTGCAGACGAGGAGCACAAGGAAG TATTTCTGGCTGCCATGGATCTGGAAGTAGCATCTGCCTCTAGAACTTGCGCTCTCTTGCCATCTTTTTCTACACATCTGACATCAGGTATCAGTCCTGTCGTTAGCAAAGCTGAGTCTTCAGGGAAGTGGAATGGTCTACATGCTCCCATCAGTTTAAAGTCAAGACTTAACCTGAGTATAGAGGTCCCGTCACCTTCCCAG CTCGATCAGTCCGTTTTGGAAGCGCTTCCACCTGATCTCCGAGAACAAGTGGAGCAAGTTTGTGCTGCTCAGCAAGGAGAGGCGCATGGCgacaaaaagaaagaaccagTAAATGGCTGTAACACGGGAATTTTGCCACAACCAGTTGGGACAGTTTTGTTACAAATACCAGAACCTCAGGAATCTAACAGTGATACAGGAATTAATGTAATAGCCCTTCCAGCATTTTCACAG GTGGACCCTGAGGTGTTCGCTGCCCTTCCTCCTGAGCTGCAGAAGGAGCTGAAAGCAGCATACGATCAAAGACAAAGGCAGGGAGAGAAAAGCCCTCAGCAGCCGCCGGCCGGCGCATCTG TGTCAAAGAATCCATTACTTCAGCTAAAACCAGcagcagtgaaagaaaagaaaagaaacaagaaaaaaagtcctgTCAGTCCCCTCAAGAAGATTCAGAGTCCTTTGAAAAACAAGCTGCTTAATAGTCCTGCAAAAACTCTGCCAGGAGCCTGTGGGAGTCCCCAGAAATTTATTGatgggtttttaaaatatgaaggtcCTGCTTCTGAGAAACCTCtg GGAGAACCCTCCGCTTCCACTTCAGGTGCGCCAGGCCTTCCTGGTTTGCAGCCTGTCCCACCCGACTGTGCTAGACCCCCGGCACCTAACCTAGCGGGAGCTGTGGAGTTCAGTGATGTGAAGACCTTGCTCAAAGAGTGGATAACTACCATTTCAG ATCCAATGGAAGAAGACATTCTGCAAGTTGTGAAATACTGTACTGATCTAATAGAGgaaaaagatttggaaaaactggacctagttataaaatacatgaaaag GTTGATGCAGCAGTCGGTGGAATCGGTTTGgaatatggcatttgactttATTCTTGACAATGTTCAGGTGGTTTTACAACAGACGTACGGAAGCACATTGAAAGTGACGTAA
- the REV1 gene encoding DNA repair protein REV1 isoform X5: protein MVVWGNAEDPSAEELRKLMMLHGGQYHVYYSRSKTTHIIATNLPNAKIKELKGEKVIRPEWIVESIKAGRLLSYIPYQLYTKQSNVQKGLNFTPVCKPEDPVPGPSNITKQLNNRVNHIIKKIETENEVKVNGVNSWDEEDANNGFSFVELEQIFPGRKQNGIPHHRGSSAVFNGHAHSSNGALKTQDCLVPVGNSAASRLSPDSAQEEEKAEKSSAGFRDRLMQQLQQSVKNTDALRNPHRTNSFSLSSLHSNTKINGAHHSTVQGPSSTKSTSSIPTVSKAAPSVPSKPSDCSFISDFYSHSRLHHISMWKCELTEFVSTLQRQSSGVFPGREKLKKMKTGRSALVVTDTGNMSVLSSPRHQSCIMHVDMDCFFVSVGIRNRPDLKGKPVAVTSNRGTGRAPLRPGANPQLEWQYYQNKVLRGKAADIPDSSLWENQDSAQTNGIDSVLSKAEIASCSYEARQVGIKNGMFFGYAKQLCPNLQAVPYDFHAYKEVARTMYETLASYTHHIEAVSCDEALVDITEILAETRLTPDEFANAVRMEIKDQTKCAASVGIGSNILLARMATRKAKPDGQYHLKPEDVDDFIRGQLVTNLPGVGRSMESKLTSLGIKTCGDLQYMTMAKLQKEFGPKTGQMLYRFCRGLDDRPVRTEKERKSVSAEINYGIRFTQPKEAEAFLLNLSEEIQRRLEAAGVKGKRLTLKILVRKPGAPVESAKFGGHGICDNFTRTITLDQATDSAKIIGKATLNMFHMMKLNIADMRGVGIHVNQLVPANANPSAGPTRPSLPSGHFPGGSHSVLDLFQVQKAKKPADEEHKEVFLAAMDLEVASASRTCALLPSFSTHLTSGISPVVSKAESSGKWNGLHAPISLKSRLNLSIEVPSPSQLDQSVLEALPPDLREQVEQVCAAQQGEAHGDKKKEPVNGCNTGILPQPVGTVLLQIPEPQESNSDTGINVIALPAFSQVDPEVFAALPPELQKELKAAYDQRQRQGEKSPQQPPAGASVSKNPLLQLKPAAVKEKKRNKKKSPVSPLKKIQSPLKNKLLNSPAKTLPGACGSPQKFIDGFLKYEGPASEKPLGEPSASTSGAPGLPGLQPVPPDCARPPAPNLAGAVEFSDVKTLLKEWITTISDPMEEDILQVVKYCTDLIEEKDLEKLDLVIKYMKRLMQQSVESVWNMAFDFILDNVQVVLQQTYGSTLKVT, encoded by the exons aaATCACATAATTAAGAAGATTGAGACAGAAAATGAAGTCAAAGTCAATGGAGTGAACAGCTGGGatgaagaagatgcaaataacgGTTTTAGTTTTGTGGAGCTAGAGCAGATCTTTCCAGGAAGGAAACAGAATGGAATTCCGCATCACAGAGGCAGCTCTGCCGTTTTTAATGGACACGCTCATAGCTCTAATGGTGCCTTAAAGACACAGGATTGCTTGGTGCCCGTGGGCAACAGTGCTGCCAGCAGGCTCTCTCCAGACTCTgcccaggaggaggagaaggctgaGAAGAGCAGCGCTGGCTTCAGAGACCGCCTCATGCAGCAGTTGCAGCAAAGCGTTAAAAACACAGATGCTTTGCGGAATCCGCACAGAACTAATTCCTTCTCATTATCATCTTTGCACAGTAAcactaaaataaatggtgctcaCCACTCCACTGTTCAGGGGCCTTCAAGCACAAAAAGCACTTCTTCAATTCCTACTGTTAGCAAAGCAGCACCTTCAGTGCCATCCAAACCTTCGGACTGCAGTTTTATCTCAGACTTCTATTCTCATTCAAGACTGCATCACATATCCATGTGGAAGTGTGAATTGACTGAGTTTGTCAGTACCCTGCAAAGGCAAAGTAGTGGTGTCTTTCCAGGAagggaaaagttaaaaaaaatgaaaacaggcaGGTCTGCACTTGTTGTAACTGACACAG GAAATATGTCAGTGTTGAGTTCACCCAGACATCAGAGCTGTATAATGCATGTTGATATGGATTGCTTCTTTGTATCAGTGGGTATACGAAATAGACCAGATCTCAAAG GGAAACCAGTGGCTGTTACAAGTAACAGAGGCACAGGAAGGGCACCTTTGCGTCCTGGCGCTAACCCACAGTTGGAGTGGCAGTATTACCAGAATAAAGTCCTGAGAGGCAAAGCAG cagatataccaGATTCATCACTGTGGGAGAATCAAGATTCTGCACAAACAAATGGAATAGATTCTGTTTTGTCAAAGGCCGAAATTGCATCTTGTAGTTATGAAGCCAG aCAAGTTGGCATTAAGAATGGAATGTTTTTTGGGTATGCTAAACAACTTTGTCCTAATCTTCAAGCTGTTCCATATGATTTTCATGCGtataaggaagttgcacgaacaATGTATGAAACACTGGCAAG CTATACACATCACATCGAGGCTGTCAGTTGTGATGAAGCACTAGTAGACATCACTGAAATCCTTGCAGAGACCAGACTTACTCCTGACGAATTTGCAAATGCTGTCCGCATGGAAATCAAAGACCAGACTAAATGTGCTGCTTCTGTTGGAATTG gTTCTAATATTCTCCTGGCTAGAATGGCAACTAGAAAAGCAAAACCTGATGGCCAGTACCACTTAAAACCAGAGGACGTAGACGATTTTATCAGAGGGCAGCTGGTTACGAATCTGCCAG GAGTTGGACGTTCAATGGAATCCAAGTTGACATCTTTGGGAATTAAAACTTGTGGAGACTTGCAGTATATGACCATGGCAAAACTCCAAAAAGAATTTGGTCCCAAAACAGGTCAGATGCTTTATAGGTTCTGCCGTGGTTTGGATGATAGACCAGTTCgaactgaaaaggaaagaaaatccgTGTCAGCGGAGATCAACTATGGAATCCGGTTTACCCAG cCAAAAGAAGCAGAAGCTTTTCTTCTGAATCTTTCAGAAGAAATTCAACGACGACTTGAAGCTGCTGGCGTGAAGGGTAAACGCCTGACTCTCAAAATCCTGGTACGAAAGCCGGGGGCTCCTGTGGAAAGTGCGAAATTTGGGGGCCACGGAATTTGTGATAACTTCACCAG GACCATAACTCTTGACCAGGCAACAGACAGTGCGAAAATAATTGGAAAGGCCACATTAAACATGTTTCATATGATGAAACTCAACATAGCGGATATGAGAGGG GTTGGGATTCATGTGAATCAGCTGGTTCCTGCGAATGCAAACCCTTCCGCCGGTCCCACTCGCCCATCGCTTCCATCAGGCCACTTTCCTGGTGGGTCACACTCTGTCCTTGATCTCTTCCAAGTCCAGAAAGCTAAGAAACCTGCAGACGAGGAGCACAAGGAAG TATTTCTGGCTGCCATGGATCTGGAAGTAGCATCTGCCTCTAGAACTTGCGCTCTCTTGCCATCTTTTTCTACACATCTGACATCAGGTATCAGTCCTGTCGTTAGCAAAGCTGAGTCTTCAGGGAAGTGGAATGGTCTACATGCTCCCATCAGTTTAAAGTCAAGACTTAACCTGAGTATAGAGGTCCCGTCACCTTCCCAG CTCGATCAGTCCGTTTTGGAAGCGCTTCCACCTGATCTCCGAGAACAAGTGGAGCAAGTTTGTGCTGCTCAGCAAGGAGAGGCGCATGGCgacaaaaagaaagaaccagTAAATGGCTGTAACACGGGAATTTTGCCACAACCAGTTGGGACAGTTTTGTTACAAATACCAGAACCTCAGGAATCTAACAGTGATACAGGAATTAATGTAATAGCCCTTCCAGCATTTTCACAG GTGGACCCTGAGGTGTTCGCTGCCCTTCCTCCTGAGCTGCAGAAGGAGCTGAAAGCAGCATACGATCAAAGACAAAGGCAGGGAGAGAAAAGCCCTCAGCAGCCGCCGGCCGGCGCATCTG TGTCAAAGAATCCATTACTTCAGCTAAAACCAGcagcagtgaaagaaaagaaaagaaacaagaaaaaaagtcctgTCAGTCCCCTCAAGAAGATTCAGAGTCCTTTGAAAAACAAGCTGCTTAATAGTCCTGCAAAAACTCTGCCAGGAGCCTGTGGGAGTCCCCAGAAATTTATTGatgggtttttaaaatatgaaggtcCTGCTTCTGAGAAACCTCtg GGAGAACCCTCCGCTTCCACTTCAGGTGCGCCAGGCCTTCCTGGTTTGCAGCCTGTCCCACCCGACTGTGCTAGACCCCCGGCACCTAACCTAGCGGGAGCTGTGGAGTTCAGTGATGTGAAGACCTTGCTCAAAGAGTGGATAACTACCATTTCAG ATCCAATGGAAGAAGACATTCTGCAAGTTGTGAAATACTGTACTGATCTAATAGAGgaaaaagatttggaaaaactggacctagttataaaatacatgaaaag GTTGATGCAGCAGTCGGTGGAATCGGTTTGgaatatggcatttgactttATTCTTGACAATGTTCAGGTGGTTTTACAACAGACGTACGGAAGCACATTGAAAGTGACGTAA